One genomic region from Equus asinus isolate D_3611 breed Donkey chromosome 8, EquAss-T2T_v2, whole genome shotgun sequence encodes:
- the LOC106843485 gene encoding putative olfactory receptor 2B3 — protein MNWANESSPKGFILLGFSDRPWLQMPLFVLLLVSYTITIFGNVSIMMVCILDPKLHTPMYFFLTNLSILDLCYTTSTVPHMLINICHNKKTISYGGCVAQLIIFLALGATECLLLAVMSFDRYVAICRPLRYIVIMNHWFCLRMVAFSWFTGFSNSVLQSSLTLNMPRCGRQEVDHFFCEVPALLKLSCADTRPIENELFFFSVLILLIPVTLILISYGFIAQAVLRIRSAEGRKKAFGTCGSHMVVVSLFFGTAIYMYLQPPSSTSKDWGKMVSLFYGIITPMLNPLIYSLRNKDMKEAFKRVMSITFFYKK, from the coding sequence ATGAATTGGGCAAATGAGAGCTCCCCAAAAGGGTTTATACTACTTGGCTTTTCAGACAGGCCCTGGCTACAAATGCCTCTTTTTGTTCTCCTATTAGTATCATACACAATCACCATCTTTGGCAATGTGTCCATCATGATGGTGTGCATTCTGGATCCCAAACTTcatacacccatgtacttctttctcaCTAATCTCTCCATCTTAGATCTCTGTTATACCACAAGCACAGTCCCTCATATGTTGATAAACATTTGTCACAACAAAAAGACCATCAGCTATGGTGGCTGTGTGGCTCAACTCATCATCTTCCTGGCCCTGGGTGCTACTGAGTGTCTCCTCCTGGCTGTCATGTCCTTTGACAGATATGTGGCGATTTGCAGACCCCTCCGCTACATAGTCATCATGAATCATTGGTTCTGCTTAAGGATGGTGGCCTTTTCATGGTTCACTGGCTTCAGCAACTCAGTGTTGCAGTCTTCCTTGACCCTTAACATGCCACGCTGTGGTCGTCAGGAAGTGGACCACTTTTTCTGTGAGGTTCCTGCCCTTCTCAAGTTGTCATGTGCTGACACAAGACCTATTGAGAATGAACTCTTTTTCTTTAGTGTATTAATTCTGTTAATTCCTGTGACTTTGATCCTCATCTCCTATGGCTTCATAGCTCAAGCAGTACTGAGAATCAGGTCAGCCGAAGGACGAAAAAAAGCTTTTGGAACATGTGGGTCCCACATGGTTGTGGTGTCTCTCTTTTTTGGAACAGCCATCTACATGTATCTACAACCACCTTCATCTACATCTAAAGACTGGGGAAAGATGGTTTCCCTCTTCTATGGGATCATCACACCCATGCTGAACCCTCTCATCTATAGCCTTAGAAATAAAGATATGAAGGAGGCCTTCAAGAGAGTGATGAGCATCACTTTTTTCTATAAGAAATGA